Proteins encoded within one genomic window of Haematobia irritans isolate KBUSLIRL chromosome 5, ASM5000362v1, whole genome shotgun sequence:
- the LOC142241463 gene encoding small integral membrane protein 14: protein MSDEFDGCECVWSHEWAMQRLLNFIRQNQNECTDTNCIDVTGRLQQPPPPTGGEENNFTMMTMIMVFALIMYFIRPESILKLTNSSNKRNNGQDRGNGPQPPTPPAVN, encoded by the exons ATGAGTGACGAATTTGATGGTTGCGAATGTGTATGGTCTCATGAGTGGGCCATGCAAAGATTGTTGAATTTC ATACGACAAAATCAAAATGAGTGCACCGATACTAATTGTATTGATG TTACAGGTCGTTTACAACAACCTCCTCCACCTACAGGAGGTGAAGAGAACAATTTCACTATGATGACCATGATAATGGTCTTTGCATTGATAATGTATTTCATCAGGCCAGAGTCCATATTGAAATTGACTAACAGCAGCAACAAGCGCAACAATGGACAGGATCGTGGAAATGGCCCCCAACCACCTACACCGCCGGCGGTGAATTAA
- the LOC142241462 gene encoding zinc finger CCHC domain-containing protein 8 homolog, with the protein MPELETVNLNDSDCLVEEQQISCITLDDSYEPEEGELDEDDGGQENICQIKFSNIAAFEQFGELIPEAIKTKLNKLSDKKVEIVPSESTWTVQIRYVTQDNTATNTHEDENTANTEAPRSDREDSPDLSGISELFTIDTTPAPKLDTVKVPSYKRAIKDALLDGEAAATKRQKQEEKNMKVSKTSNCFNCGEADHNIRECPMPHNPRRIKMAKKNFTKTDRYHVDVEQRFAHLRPGNISDKLREAMGLRKGEIPFFFYRMRVLGYPPGWLEEAKDEHSGITLFNADGSKILHSDEDDGEVDSNNQKYNISKIIDFPGYNQDPGENFFDDYEHHNVPPFNRNQLKEEFVKTLGDNIVQGYKRKKLKDFPKSNPDDSANDSFQVQVSDMEIEDTDMNTTTDIEFVRPPPPSEPPQIDDDIPPPPPPLSPIVSHKEEDLPESPSLAELERKKNQLLKELNVSVIEIDDSLVDDIIELENQEEDLNNENIVDEKNDNTPGFSEISQGDTEESKDSHKSVETNPDVIEKSFMGTPVLKFSPYDCLPNGDNFKVGVSDVINFENLPDSTGKYENMKELIKKVRTVIHKIHTDD; encoded by the exons ATGCCAGAATTGGAAACAGTAAATCTTAATGACAGTGATTGCTTGGTTGAGGAACAGCAGATAAGCTGCATCACATTGGACGATTCCTATGAGCCCGAAGAAG GGGAGTTGGATGAAGATGATGGTGGGCAAGAGAATATATGTCAAATCAAGTTTTCGAATATTGCTGCCTTCGAACAGTTTGGAGAGTTAATCCCTGAAGCAATAAAGACCAAACTTAATAAACTATCTGATAAGAAGGTTGAGATTGTACCCTCAGAAAGTACGTGGACAGTGCAAATCCGATATGTTACGCAGGACAACACTGCTACAAATACCCATGAAGATGAAAATACGGCAAATACTGAAGCCCCCAGATCTGATAGGGAGGATTCACCAGATCTAAGTGGAATCAGTGAACTTTTTACAATAGACACTACTCCTGCTCCAAAGTTAGACACGGTCAAGGTGCCATCCTACAAAAGGGCCATAAAAGACGCACTTCTCGATGGTGAAGCTGCTGCAACTAAAAGACaaaaacaagaagaaaaaaatatgaaggTATCAAAGACGAGTAATTGCTTCAATTGTGGGGAGGCAGATCACAATATCAGAGAATGCCCAATGCCGCACAATCCTCGGCGCATTAAAATGGCCAAGAAGAATTTCACCAAAACAGATCGTTATCATGTGGATGTAGAACAAAGATTTGCTCATCTGAGACCTGGCAATATAAGCGATAAACTGAGAGAAGCCATGGGTTTGCGAAAAGGAGAAATAccttttttcttttatagaatgCGAGTGTTGGGTTATCCACCAGGTTGGCTAGAAGAGGCTAAAGATGAACACTCcggcataacattatttaatgcagat GGAAGTAAAATTCTGCACTCGGATGAAGACGATGGAGAAGTCGATTCAAACAACCAAAAGTACAATATAtctaaaattattgattttCCTGGTTATAACCAAGATCCcggagaaaatttctttgat GATTATGAGCATCATAACGTACCACCTTTTAACAGAAATCAACTAAAGGAGGAATTTGTAAAGACATTGGGTGACAATATTGTGCAAGGCTACAAACGTAAAAAGCTTAAAGATTTTCCCAAATCAAATCCAGACGATAGTGCTAATGACTCGTTTCAAGTTCAAGTGTCTGATATG GAAATTGAGGATACCGATATGAATACGACTACAGACATAGAATTTGTCCGGCCACCTCCCCCATCAGAACCTCCACAAATAGATGATGATATTCCCCCACCACCACCCCCATTGTCACCCATAGTATCACACAAAGAGGAGGATTTACCTGAATCACCATCCTTGGCCGAGTTAGAACGGAAGAAAAACCAATTACTAAAGGAATTAAATGTTTCCGTGATAGAAATTGACGATTCTTTGGTAGATGATATTATAGAACTCGAAAACCAGGAGGAAgatttaaataatgaaaatattgttGATGAGAAGAATGACAATACCCCTGGTTTTAGCGAAATATCTCAAGGGGACACTGAAGAATCTAAAGATTCACACAAATCTGTTGAAACTAACCCTGATGTAATAGAGAAATCTTTTATGGGAACTCCTGTGTTGAAATTCTCCCCATACGATTGCTTACCCAATGGTGATAACTTTAAGGTTGGAGTTAGCGATGTTATTAATTTCGAAAACCTACCAGATTCGACgggaaaatatgaaaatatgaaaGAACTTATCAAGAAAGTTCGTACGGTTATACACAAGATTCATACCGATGACTGA
- the ITP gene encoding ion transport peptide isoform X6, with translation MWIIVFRLKDKMCSRNIKISVVMFLIFVPLITALPRNHNMAKRSNFFDLECKGIYNKTMFYRLDKICDDCYNLFRETSIHRLCKQECFGSPFFNACMEALQLHQEMDKYSEWRDTLGKK, from the exons ATGTGTTCCCGCAACATTAAAATTTCGGTGGTGATGTTCCTTATCTTCGTTCCATTAATCACAGCCTTACCCCGCAATCATAACATGGCGAAGAGAAGTAATTTCTTTGATCTGGAATGTAAAGGCATTTACAATAAGACCATGTTCTATCGTCTGGATAAAATATGTGACGATTGTTATAATTTATTCCGTGAAACAAGTATACACCGATTATGCAA ACAAGAGTGTTTTGGCTCTCCTTTTTTCAACGCTTGCATGGAAGCATTACAATTACATCAGGAAATGGATAAATATTCCGAATGGCGTGATACTTTGGGCAAGAAGTAA
- the ITP gene encoding ion transport peptide isoform X1, whose amino-acid sequence MWIIVFRLKDKMCSRNIKISVVMFLIFVPLITALPRNHNMAKRSNFFDLECKGIYNKTMFYRLDKICDDCYNLFRETSIHRLCKKDCFDSKWFGECLKVLFIPGEEVSQLQEFIKIVNGSPIRLNMPPLNT is encoded by the exons ATGTGTTCCCGCAACATTAAAATTTCGGTGGTGATGTTCCTTATCTTCGTTCCATTAATCACAGCCTTACCCCGCAATCATAACATGGCGAAGAGAAGTAATTTCTTTGATCTGGAATGTAAAGGCATTTACAATAAGACCATGTTCTATCGTCTGGATAAAATATGTGACGATTGTTATAATTTATTCCGTGAAACAAGTATACACCGATTATGCAA gaaagACTGTTTCGATTCAAAGTGGTTCGGCGAATGTTTAAAAGTCCTATTTATACCAGGCGAAGAAGTCTCACAATTGcaagaatttattaaaattgtcaaTGGTTCGCCGATAAGATTGAATATGCCGCCGTTGAATACATAA
- the ITP gene encoding ion transport peptide isoform X5 translates to MCSRNIKISVVMFLIFVPLITALPRNHNMAKRSNFFDLECKGIYNKTMFYRLDKICDDCYNLFRETSIHRLCKHKCFTHQTFEGCINALLIPEEEVTQLQYFIKVVNGAPLSFDFASLLENN, encoded by the exons ATGTGTTCCCGCAACATTAAAATTTCGGTGGTGATGTTCCTTATCTTCGTTCCATTAATCACAGCCTTACCCCGCAATCATAACATGGCGAAGAGAAGTAATTTCTTTGATCTGGAATGTAAAGGCATTTACAATAAGACCATGTTCTATCGTCTGGATAAAATATGTGACGATTGTTATAATTTATTCCGTGAAACAAGTATACACCGATTATGCAA ACATAAATGCTTCACTCATCAAACATTTGAGGGGTGTATTAATGCTTTATTAATACCCGAAGAAGAAGTTACCCAactgcaatattttattaaagtcgTAAATGGTGCCCCCTTATCATTTGATTTTGCTTCTCTCttggaaaataattaa
- the ITP gene encoding ion transport peptide isoform X4 — MMCSRNIKISVVMFLIFVPLITALPRNHNMAKRSNFFDLECKGIYNKTMFYRLDKICDDCYNLFRETSIHRLCKHKCFTHQTFEGCINALLIPEEEVTQLQYFIKVVNGAPLSFDFASLLENN; from the exons ATGTGTTCCCGCAACATTAAAATTTCGGTGGTGATGTTCCTTATCTTCGTTCCATTAATCACAGCCTTACCCCGCAATCATAACATGGCGAAGAGAAGTAATTTCTTTGATCTGGAATGTAAAGGCATTTACAATAAGACCATGTTCTATCGTCTGGATAAAATATGTGACGATTGTTATAATTTATTCCGTGAAACAAGTATACACCGATTATGCAA ACATAAATGCTTCACTCATCAAACATTTGAGGGGTGTATTAATGCTTTATTAATACCCGAAGAAGAAGTTACCCAactgcaatattttattaaagtcgTAAATGGTGCCCCCTTATCATTTGATTTTGCTTCTCTCttggaaaataattaa
- the ITP gene encoding ion transport peptide isoform X2 — protein sequence MFFVMCSRNIKISVVMFLIFVPLITALPRNHNMAKRSNFFDLECKGIYNKTMFYRLDKICDDCYNLFRETSIHRLCKHKCFTHQTFEGCINALLIPEEEVTQLQYFIKVVNGAPLSFDFASLLENN from the exons ATGTGTTCCCGCAACATTAAAATTTCGGTGGTGATGTTCCTTATCTTCGTTCCATTAATCACAGCCTTACCCCGCAATCATAACATGGCGAAGAGAAGTAATTTCTTTGATCTGGAATGTAAAGGCATTTACAATAAGACCATGTTCTATCGTCTGGATAAAATATGTGACGATTGTTATAATTTATTCCGTGAAACAAGTATACACCGATTATGCAA ACATAAATGCTTCACTCATCAAACATTTGAGGGGTGTATTAATGCTTTATTAATACCCGAAGAAGAAGTTACCCAactgcaatattttattaaagtcgTAAATGGTGCCCCCTTATCATTTGATTTTGCTTCTCTCttggaaaataattaa